A genomic segment from Thermotoga neapolitana DSM 4359 encodes:
- a CDS encoding ABC transporter substrate-binding protein, which yields MRKFLVILFVVSIFTLFFAQQLPPGIPRNETFIADNLTGRAANPGNFNIWATWVWNDRGIQNLLLEPLWCVEYATGEIINALAAEPPKYNSDFTELTIKLRKGVYWSDGVPFTADDLIYTIELVKNTPGMGYNSQMQQVKEIVKVDDYTVVIKLKEPNSRFHTYFLDRWGALRPLPKHIFEKVEDPLTFDFNPPVGTGPYVLKGYDPGGYWTLWERREDWDRTPTGMLYGMPQPKYVLFITYGGPEKQVLAMAQHQLDAADLTLEALKAVLSRVKTARAWRRNFPWTVNIDPCVTGLHFNTAREPFNNPDVRWALTLAIDIVEYAANAFDGAVTLSPIHIPLTTAYYNWYFTKLEDWLKNFELDLGNGEKFKPYDPTAGFRLAEYAKKRGYPVPDNPELIKRIFGPGWWKYAPDVAAKLLEKNGFYRDKDGKWHLPNGELWKITITTGTNPAHPGYRNAFAAAQAWKKFGIDVTVQTTDAAATLDQRGEFEVSTDWPAAEPWGGHPDLFRTLEPFHSKYIRPIGENAPWGNYARWSNPEMDKIIDEIQKTAWGDTKRLIELGVEGLKLLVKEMPTIPTFNYPGVIAWDEYYWTNYPGAENMYAQPYHHWPNFKYMLPFLKPTGRK from the coding sequence ATGAGGAAGTTTCTTGTGATCCTGTTCGTTGTTTCCATCTTCACCCTGTTCTTTGCACAGCAACTTCCACCAGGGATTCCCAGAAATGAGACGTTCATAGCCGACAACCTAACGGGTAGAGCTGCCAACCCCGGTAACTTCAACATCTGGGCTACTTGGGTCTGGAACGACAGGGGTATCCAGAATCTCCTTCTGGAACCACTCTGGTGCGTTGAGTACGCCACCGGAGAGATCATCAACGCTCTTGCCGCTGAACCTCCAAAGTACAACTCCGACTTCACAGAACTCACCATAAAACTCAGAAAAGGTGTCTACTGGAGTGATGGTGTACCGTTTACAGCAGATGACCTAATTTATACCATCGAGCTCGTCAAAAACACACCGGGAATGGGGTACAACTCCCAGATGCAGCAGGTAAAAGAGATCGTGAAGGTGGACGATTACACGGTCGTGATCAAGCTTAAAGAGCCTAATTCCAGATTCCACACCTACTTCCTCGACAGATGGGGCGCTCTGAGACCTCTTCCAAAGCACATATTTGAGAAAGTGGAAGATCCTCTCACGTTCGATTTCAATCCGCCCGTTGGAACAGGACCTTACGTTCTCAAAGGATACGATCCCGGAGGATACTGGACGCTCTGGGAAAGAAGAGAAGACTGGGACAGAACACCAACAGGAATGCTATATGGCATGCCACAACCAAAATACGTGCTCTTCATCACGTATGGTGGTCCCGAAAAGCAGGTTCTCGCCATGGCACAGCACCAGCTCGATGCAGCTGACCTCACACTTGAAGCCCTCAAAGCCGTTCTCAGCAGAGTCAAAACTGCAAGGGCCTGGAGAAGAAACTTCCCGTGGACCGTCAACATCGACCCATGTGTGACAGGGCTTCACTTCAACACAGCCAGAGAACCCTTCAACAATCCTGATGTGAGATGGGCACTCACACTTGCGATCGACATCGTTGAATATGCCGCCAACGCGTTCGATGGAGCGGTCACCCTGAGTCCCATTCACATTCCTCTCACAACCGCATACTACAACTGGTACTTCACAAAACTCGAAGACTGGCTGAAGAACTTCGAACTCGACCTTGGAAACGGAGAAAAGTTCAAACCTTATGATCCAACAGCAGGATTCAGACTGGCCGAATACGCAAAGAAGAGAGGATATCCTGTGCCTGACAATCCAGAACTGATCAAGAGGATCTTTGGACCCGGATGGTGGAAGTACGCACCCGATGTTGCAGCAAAACTTCTTGAAAAGAACGGATTCTACAGAGACAAAGATGGAAAATGGCACCTGCCCAACGGTGAACTCTGGAAAATTACCATCACCACGGGAACCAATCCGGCTCACCCGGGTTACAGAAACGCCTTTGCAGCCGCTCAGGCGTGGAAGAAATTCGGTATCGATGTAACGGTCCAGACAACGGATGCAGCGGCAACTCTTGATCAGAGAGGAGAATTCGAAGTCTCAACAGACTGGCCAGCGGCGGAGCCATGGGGAGGACATCCAGATCTGTTCAGAACACTCGAGCCGTTCCACTCCAAATACATCAGACCCATTGGAGAAAACGCCCCATGGGGCAACTACGCAAGATGGAGCAATCCTGAGATGGACAAGATCATAGACGAGATACAGAAGACAGCCTGGGGAGACACAAAGAGGCTCATCGAACTTGGAGTTGAAGGTTTGAAGCTTCTTGTCAAAGAGATGCCGACGATACCAACGTTCAACTACCCGGGTGTCATCGCATGGGATGAATACTACTGGACGAACTATCCTGGTGCGGAGAACATGTATGCACAGCCGTACCATCACTGGCCCAACTTCAAGTACATGCTCCCGTTCTTGAAACCAACCGGTAGAAAATGA
- a CDS encoding endo-1,4-beta-xylanase, protein MKGLPALLLLLIGCVSSFGSQDVPLRVLAEKLNIHIGFAAGNNFWSLPDAEKYMEVAKREFNILTPGNQMKWDTIHPERNRYNFEPAEKHVEFALKNDMIVHGHTLVWHNQLPGWLTGQEWSKEELLNILEDHVKTVVSHFRGRVKIWDVVNEAVSDSGTYRESIWYRTIGPEYIEKALIWAKEADPDAILIYNDYNIEEINAKSNFVYNMIKNLREKGVPIDGIGFQMHIDYRGINYESFKKNLERFAELGLQIYITEMDVRIPLGGSVEYYLKKQAEVYRRIFEICLDNPAVRAIQFWGFTDKYSWVPGFFKGYGKALIFDENYNPKPCYFAIRELMEEKLKER, encoded by the coding sequence ATGAAAGGGTTGCCTGCTCTGCTGTTACTTCTGATCGGGTGTGTTTCGTCCTTCGGTTCACAGGATGTTCCCTTGAGAGTGCTCGCAGAGAAGTTGAACATTCACATCGGATTTGCAGCAGGGAACAACTTCTGGTCTCTTCCCGACGCAGAAAAGTACATGGAAGTTGCAAAAAGAGAGTTCAACATCCTCACGCCCGGAAACCAGATGAAGTGGGACACCATCCATCCGGAAAGAAACAGATACAACTTTGAACCTGCCGAAAAACATGTTGAATTTGCCCTGAAAAACGATATGATTGTGCACGGTCACACCCTCGTCTGGCACAACCAGCTTCCTGGATGGCTCACAGGCCAGGAGTGGTCGAAAGAAGAACTCCTGAACATTCTTGAAGATCACGTAAAGACGGTGGTATCTCACTTCAGGGGCAGAGTGAAGATCTGGGATGTTGTGAACGAAGCGGTGAGTGACTCTGGAACCTACAGAGAAAGCATATGGTACAGAACGATCGGTCCTGAGTACATTGAAAAGGCCCTCATCTGGGCAAAGGAAGCAGATCCGGATGCGATTCTCATCTACAACGATTACAACATCGAAGAGATCAACGCCAAGTCCAACTTCGTCTACAACATGATAAAGAACCTGAGGGAAAAAGGAGTTCCCATAGATGGAATAGGGTTTCAGATGCATATAGATTACAGGGGAATCAACTACGAGAGTTTCAAGAAAAACCTGGAAAGATTCGCAGAGCTTGGGCTTCAGATCTACATCACGGAGATGGACGTGAGGATTCCCCTTGGTGGATCGGTAGAGTACTATCTGAAAAAACAGGCGGAAGTCTACAGGAGGATCTTCGAGATCTGTCTGGACAACCCCGCTGTCAGGGCGATCCAGTTCTGGGGATTCACAGACAAATACTCCTGGGTGCCGGGTTTCTTCAAAGGTTACGGCAAGGCGTTGATCTTCGATGAAAACTACAACCCAAAACCGTGCTATTTTGCAATAAGGGAACTCATGGAGGAAAAACTGAAGGAAAGATAA
- the uxuA gene encoding mannonate dehydratase, with protein MKLVFRWFGEKHDTVTLEQIRQIPGVEGVVGALFDIPVGEVWPLEEIMKLKETVERAGLKLEVIESVNVHEDIKLGLPTRDRYIENYKETIRNLAKAGVKVVCYNFMPVFDWMRTDLHKKLPDGSETMEYDHSLIEGVTPDELIERVKEGSEGFVLPGWEWDRLEKLRETFELYKNVDEEKLFENLVYFLERVIPVCEECDVKLAIHPDDPPWSIFGLPRIITNKENIERLLKAVDSPYNGITLCMGSLGANPENNIPEMIRYFGKMGRIHFAHVRNLKFTGEKSFYETAHPSFCGSHDLFEVMKAFHDIGYEGYIRPDHGRLIWGEKARPGYGLYDRALGATYILGLWEAISKMKERYC; from the coding sequence ATGAAACTTGTCTTCAGATGGTTCGGAGAAAAACACGACACAGTAACCCTGGAACAGATACGCCAGATCCCGGGTGTGGAGGGAGTGGTCGGTGCACTCTTTGACATCCCTGTGGGAGAAGTCTGGCCCCTTGAAGAGATCATGAAACTCAAGGAAACCGTTGAAAGGGCTGGCCTTAAGCTGGAGGTTATCGAGAGTGTGAATGTCCACGAAGACATAAAACTGGGACTTCCAACAAGAGACAGGTATATAGAGAACTACAAGGAAACGATCAGAAATCTGGCAAAGGCTGGTGTAAAGGTAGTTTGCTACAACTTCATGCCTGTCTTTGACTGGATGAGAACGGATCTTCACAAAAAACTCCCGGACGGCTCTGAAACGATGGAATACGACCACAGTCTCATCGAGGGAGTCACTCCAGACGAACTGATAGAACGTGTGAAGGAAGGATCTGAGGGATTCGTCCTTCCTGGATGGGAGTGGGACAGACTGGAAAAATTGAGAGAAACGTTTGAACTCTACAAAAACGTTGATGAAGAAAAGCTTTTTGAAAACCTCGTTTATTTCCTCGAGAGGGTCATTCCCGTCTGTGAAGAATGCGACGTGAAACTCGCCATACACCCGGACGATCCACCATGGAGCATCTTCGGCCTTCCAAGGATCATCACCAACAAAGAGAACATTGAAAGACTCCTCAAAGCAGTCGACAGTCCATACAACGGTATCACGCTGTGCATGGGCTCACTCGGTGCGAACCCGGAAAACAACATCCCTGAGATGATCAGGTATTTCGGAAAGATGGGAAGGATTCACTTTGCACACGTGAGAAACCTGAAGTTCACCGGCGAAAAAAGCTTCTACGAAACGGCCCATCCATCTTTCTGTGGCTCGCACGATCTATTTGAGGTGATGAAGGCGTTTCATGATATAGGCTACGAAGGGTACATCCGTCCGGACCATGGAAGACTGATCTGGGGAGAAAAAGCACGGCCTGGCTACGGTCTCTACGACAGAGCACTCGGTGCCACCTACATCCTCGGTCTCTGGGAAGCGATTAGCAAGATGAAAGAGAGGTACTGCTGA
- the uxuB gene encoding D-mannonate dehydrogenase UxuB, which translates to MRLSRETVNEKQAWERIGVRPPYFDLDSVEKNTKERPKWVHFGGGNIFRGFVAAVLQNLLEEGKEDTGINVIELFDYEVIDRVYTPYDNLSIAVTIKPDGNFEKRIIASVMEALKGDPAHSDWERAKEIFRSPSLQLASFTITEKGYNIEDQAGNLFPQVIEDMKNGPASPQTSMGKVAALLYERFKAGRLPIALLSLDNFSRNGEKLYSSVKKISQEWVKNDLVEREFLDYLEKDVAFPWSMIDKIVPGPSEFIKKHLEELGIEGMEIFVTSKKTHIAPFVNMEWAQYLVIEDTFPNGRPKLEGADRNVFLTDRETVEKAERMKVTTCLNPLHTALAVFGCLLGYKKIADEMKDPLLRRLVEGVGEEGIKVVVDPGIINPREFLNEVINIRLPNPYLPDTPQRIATDTSQKMPIRFGETIKAYHERPDLDPRNLKYIPLVIAGWCRYLMGIDDEGKEMQLSPDPLLENLRSYVSKIKFGDPDSVNDHLKPILSSQQLFRVNLYEVGLGEKVEGLFKKMITGPGAVRKTLEEVIGREDE; encoded by the coding sequence GTGCGTCTCAGTAGAGAAACGGTGAATGAAAAACAGGCCTGGGAAAGAATAGGTGTCAGGCCTCCATACTTCGACCTTGATAGCGTGGAGAAGAACACGAAAGAGCGACCGAAATGGGTTCATTTCGGTGGGGGGAACATCTTCAGAGGGTTCGTTGCCGCCGTTCTTCAAAACCTCCTGGAAGAGGGAAAGGAAGACACCGGCATAAACGTGATAGAACTCTTCGACTACGAAGTCATTGACAGGGTCTACACACCCTACGACAACCTCTCCATAGCGGTCACCATAAAACCGGACGGAAACTTTGAAAAAAGAATCATAGCGAGTGTAATGGAAGCCCTCAAAGGAGATCCCGCACATTCTGACTGGGAGAGAGCAAAAGAGATCTTCAGGAGTCCTTCACTTCAGCTTGCATCTTTCACCATCACCGAAAAGGGATACAACATCGAAGATCAGGCCGGAAACCTCTTTCCCCAGGTGATAGAAGACATGAAAAACGGACCAGCCTCACCCCAGACATCGATGGGAAAAGTCGCTGCGCTGCTCTATGAAAGGTTCAAAGCAGGAAGACTCCCCATCGCACTTCTCAGTCTTGACAACTTCTCCAGAAACGGTGAAAAACTCTACAGTTCTGTGAAGAAGATCTCACAAGAGTGGGTGAAGAACGATCTTGTGGAGAGAGAGTTTCTGGATTATCTGGAAAAAGATGTTGCCTTCCCCTGGAGTATGATAGACAAGATCGTTCCGGGACCATCCGAGTTCATCAAGAAGCACCTGGAAGAACTCGGCATCGAAGGAATGGAGATCTTTGTGACATCTAAAAAGACACACATCGCACCGTTTGTGAACATGGAGTGGGCACAGTATCTGGTGATAGAGGACACCTTCCCGAACGGCAGGCCAAAACTCGAAGGTGCAGACAGAAACGTCTTCCTGACAGACAGAGAGACCGTTGAAAAGGCAGAAAGAATGAAGGTGACAACCTGTCTCAATCCACTCCACACCGCACTGGCGGTGTTTGGATGTCTTCTGGGCTACAAAAAGATAGCAGATGAGATGAAAGATCCTCTTCTGAGAAGACTCGTAGAAGGTGTGGGAGAAGAAGGTATAAAGGTCGTGGTGGATCCCGGTATCATCAACCCGAGGGAGTTTCTGAACGAGGTAATAAACATCCGACTGCCCAATCCTTACCTGCCAGACACGCCTCAGAGAATAGCGACGGACACCTCTCAGAAGATGCCGATCAGATTCGGCGAAACCATAAAGGCATACCACGAAAGGCCCGATTTGGATCCGAGGAATTTGAAGTACATTCCCCTTGTGATAGCGGGATGGTGCAGATATCTCATGGGAATCGACGATGAAGGAAAAGAGATGCAGTTGAGCCCAGACCCTCTGCTCGAAAACCTCAGATCTTACGTTTCGAAGATAAAGTTCGGTGATCCCGACTCTGTGAATGATCATCTGAAACCGATCCTTTCCAGCCAGCAGCTTTTCAGAGTGAACCTGTACGAAGTTGGACTTGGAGAAAAGGTGGAAGGACTGTTCAAAAAGATGATCACAGGACCTGGCGCGGTGAGAAAAACACTCGAAGAAGTCATCGGGAGGGAAGATGAATGA
- a CDS encoding sugar kinase: MKVVTFGEIMLRLSPPNHRRIFQAESFDVTYGGAEANVAAFLAQMGVDAYFVTKLPNNPLGDAAIGHLRKFGVKTDYIARGGNRIGIYFLEIGASQRPSKVVYDRAHSAISEAGREDFDWEKILDGARWFHFSGITPPLGKELPLILEDALKVAKEKNVTVSCDLNYRARLWSKEEAQKVMIPFMEYVDVLIANEEDIEKVLGIPVEGLDLKTGKLNREAYTKVAEEISKKYGFKTIGITLRESVSATVNYWSVMVYENGKPHFSTRYEIHIVDRVGAGDSFAGALIYGSLMGFEPQKKAEFAAAASCLKHTIPGDFAVLSVEEIEKLASGATSGRVER, encoded by the coding sequence ATGAAGGTAGTGACGTTCGGAGAGATCATGCTGAGACTCTCTCCACCAAATCACAGGAGGATCTTTCAGGCGGAAAGCTTCGATGTTACCTACGGCGGTGCTGAAGCGAACGTGGCTGCCTTTCTTGCACAGATGGGAGTTGATGCGTACTTTGTAACGAAACTTCCAAATAACCCGCTGGGAGACGCTGCAATTGGTCACTTGAGAAAGTTCGGTGTGAAAACGGATTACATAGCAAGGGGCGGAAACAGAATTGGTATATACTTTCTAGAAATAGGAGCTTCCCAGAGGCCCAGTAAAGTCGTCTATGACAGGGCTCACTCTGCCATTTCAGAAGCTGGAAGAGAGGATTTTGACTGGGAGAAAATACTGGACGGTGCCAGATGGTTTCACTTTTCCGGAATCACCCCTCCCCTTGGAAAGGAGCTCCCTCTCATCCTCGAAGATGCTCTGAAGGTTGCCAAGGAGAAAAATGTGACCGTGAGCTGTGATCTGAACTACAGGGCAAGGCTCTGGTCGAAAGAGGAAGCCCAGAAGGTGATGATCCCGTTCATGGAGTACGTGGACGTTCTGATAGCAAACGAAGAGGACATAGAGAAGGTTCTGGGAATACCCGTTGAAGGACTCGATCTGAAGACGGGGAAACTCAACAGGGAAGCCTACACAAAGGTTGCCGAGGAGATTTCGAAGAAGTATGGCTTCAAAACGATAGGAATCACATTGAGAGAGAGCGTCTCTGCTACTGTAAACTACTGGTCTGTCATGGTTTACGAAAACGGAAAGCCACACTTCTCAACAAGGTATGAGATACACATAGTCGACAGGGTCGGTGCAGGAGACAGCTTCGCCGGTGCTCTCATCTACGGAAGTCTGATGGGATTTGAGCCACAGAAGAAGGCAGAGTTTGCAGCCGCCGCATCCTGCCTCAAACACACGATACCCGGTGACTTTGCAGTCCTAAGTGTGGAAGAGATTGAAAAACTCGCCTCTGGAGCCACCTCCGGCCGGGTAGAAAGATGA
- a CDS encoding bifunctional 4-hydroxy-2-oxoglutarate aldolase/2-dehydro-3-deoxy-phosphogluconate aldolase — protein MKLGHTILKLFPGEVLGPTFVKAMKGPFPNVKFVPTGGVNLDNVCEWFKAGVLAVGVGSALVKGTPDEVKEKARAFVEKIRGCTE, from the coding sequence ATGAAGCTTGGACACACGATTTTGAAGCTCTTCCCTGGAGAAGTGCTGGGCCCCACCTTTGTAAAAGCGATGAAAGGACCCTTCCCGAATGTGAAGTTCGTCCCGACGGGAGGAGTGAATCTGGACAACGTGTGCGAGTGGTTCAAGGCGGGAGTTCTCGCTGTGGGGGTTGGAAGCGCCCTTGTGAAAGGAACCCCGGACGAGGTAAAAGAAAAGGCAAGAGCGTTTGTTGAGAAGATCAGGGGGTGCACAGAATGA
- a CDS encoding IclR family transcriptional regulator — protein sequence MNTLRKALEILDFIVKNPGDVSVTEVADRFGMSVSNAYKYLVVLEEKGLVLRKRDKRYIPGYKLVEYGSLVLRRIDLRDIAHDHLVEVMKKSGETVHLILKDGFEGVYIDKVEGEHSLPMVSRVGMKIDLYSTASGKAILAFLPSEELEEYLKLVEMKPKTPNTITDPRMLKRELEKIRRRGYAVDNEENEIGIMCVGVPIFDHREYPIAAMSISGAARKFTKEKIEEYANLLVEIAEKISKKLGY from the coding sequence TTGAACACTCTCAGGAAAGCCCTGGAAATACTCGATTTCATCGTGAAAAATCCCGGTGATGTGAGTGTCACAGAAGTGGCGGATAGATTCGGCATGAGCGTTTCGAACGCGTACAAGTATCTCGTCGTTCTTGAAGAAAAAGGTCTTGTTCTCAGAAAGAGGGACAAAAGATACATCCCGGGATACAAGCTGGTGGAGTATGGTTCTCTTGTTTTAAGGAGGATCGATCTGAGGGATATTGCACACGATCACCTGGTTGAGGTGATGAAGAAAAGTGGAGAGACCGTTCACCTCATCCTGAAAGATGGCTTCGAAGGAGTGTACATCGACAAGGTGGAGGGAGAACACAGTCTTCCTATGGTCTCGAGGGTGGGAATGAAGATAGATCTTTATTCCACAGCCTCTGGGAAAGCGATACTTGCCTTTCTGCCGAGTGAAGAACTCGAAGAGTATCTCAAACTCGTTGAGATGAAACCAAAAACCCCAAACACCATAACAGATCCCAGGATGTTGAAAAGAGAACTCGAAAAGATCAGAAGGAGAGGATACGCGGTGGACAACGAAGAGAACGAGATAGGCATCATGTGTGTGGGTGTCCCCATCTTCGACCACAGAGAGTATCCCATCGCCGCCATGAGCATCTCAGGAGCAGCGCGGAAGTTCACAAAAGAAAAGATAGAGGAGTACGCGAATCTTCTTGTGGAAATCGCAGAAAAAATCTCGAAAAAACTTGGATATTGA
- the uxaC gene encoding glucuronate isomerase, translating to MFLGEDYLLTNRAAVRLFSEVKDLPIVDPHNHLDAKDIVENKPWNDIWEVEGATDHYVWELMRRCGVPEEYITGSRSNREKWLALAKVFPKFVGNPTYEWIHLDLWRRFNVKKVISEETAEEIWEETKRMLPEMTPQKLLKDMKVEILCTTDDPISTLEYHRKARETIKDVTILPTWRPDRAMNVEKSDWKDYVKKIGEIYNEDTSTLEGFLSALWKSHEHFKEHGCVASDHALLEPSIHFVGEKTARKIHEKVFRGKELDPEEIRDYKAFMMVQFGKMNQETGWVTQLHIGALRDYRDSLLKTLGPDSGGDISTNFLKIAEGLRYFLNEFDGKLKIVLYVLDPTHLPTIATIARAFPNVYIGAPWWFNDSPFGMEMHLKYVASVDLLYNLAGMVTDSRKLLSFGSRTEMFRRVLSSVVGEMVERGQIPIREAKELVKHVCYDGPKALFFG from the coding sequence ATGTTCCTTGGAGAGGACTACCTTTTGACGAACAGGGCAGCGGTGAGGCTTTTCAGCGAGGTGAAAGATCTTCCCATCGTGGATCCGCACAACCATCTGGATGCAAAGGACATCGTCGAAAACAAACCCTGGAACGACATCTGGGAGGTTGAGGGTGCAACGGATCACTACGTCTGGGAGCTCATGAGAAGGTGCGGGGTTCCAGAAGAGTACATAACGGGATCCAGAAGCAACAGAGAAAAGTGGCTTGCGCTTGCGAAGGTGTTTCCAAAATTTGTGGGGAATCCAACTTACGAGTGGATTCACCTCGATCTGTGGAGAAGGTTCAACGTAAAGAAGGTGATCTCAGAAGAGACGGCAGAAGAGATCTGGGAAGAAACAAAGAGAATGCTCCCCGAAATGACCCCCCAGAAACTTCTCAAGGATATGAAGGTGGAGATCCTCTGCACAACGGATGATCCCATCTCGACTCTGGAGTATCACAGAAAGGCCAGAGAGACGATAAAGGACGTGACGATACTTCCCACCTGGCGTCCCGACAGGGCGATGAACGTGGAAAAGAGCGACTGGAAAGATTACGTGAAGAAGATCGGTGAAATATACAACGAAGACACCTCCACACTCGAAGGTTTCCTGAGTGCTCTCTGGAAGTCGCACGAACATTTCAAAGAGCACGGATGTGTGGCGAGTGACCACGCCCTTCTGGAACCATCGATACATTTTGTTGGCGAAAAGACCGCCAGAAAAATCCACGAAAAGGTGTTCAGAGGAAAAGAACTCGATCCTGAGGAAATCAGAGACTACAAGGCGTTCATGATGGTTCAGTTCGGGAAGATGAACCAGGAGACCGGCTGGGTGACACAGCTTCACATCGGTGCACTGAGAGATTACAGGGACAGTCTCCTCAAAACGCTCGGGCCGGATTCAGGCGGAGATATCTCAACGAACTTTCTGAAGATCGCAGAAGGACTGAGGTACTTCCTGAACGAGTTCGATGGAAAACTCAAGATCGTCCTCTACGTACTTGATCCCACGCATCTTCCAACGATAGCGACCATCGCCCGTGCCTTTCCGAACGTCTACATAGGGGCTCCCTGGTGGTTCAACGACAGCCCGTTCGGTATGGAGATGCACCTGAAGTACGTTGCCTCGGTTGATCTTCTGTACAACCTGGCGGGAATGGTGACAGATTCGAGAAAACTTCTCTCTTTCGGCTCCAGAACGGAGATGTTCAGGAGGGTTCTTTCGAGTGTTGTCGGTGAGATGGTCGAAAGGGGCCAGATTCCCATCAGGGAAGCGAAGGAACTGGTGAAACACGTCTGTTACGACGGTCCGAAGGCTCTCTTCTTCGGATGA